From the genome of Candidatus Scalindua japonica:
ACCTGTCTGTGTTTTTAAAGGAATAGCCATTTTTACAACGATTTAATTTCTTATCGAACCCTAAGCTAAAATCACAAATCAATAAACTTCATTCTTAATATCATGCAGACTGTTCTGGCAGACAACCTATAAACATCCCGTACTCCCAATCAAGTTGGAATTTTATAGAATTCGCTACAAAATGTAAAATAACACAAATGCAATAATTGTAAGAATCGCCACGATATAATACATTAATTTACTTTGCAATACAGATGTCTTTGTCCGCATATCTGGTTCATCAAATGTGGGAAGGTCCAGCCCGTCATACATAGTATCCTCAGACCATCCGGTTTTCTCATCTGAACCACAATCAGGACATGATTTTGCTTTTATCGGCACCTCTGCCCCGCAATTTGGACAATCAAAATAGTCTGGCATAATATTATCTCCTAACAGGTTAAAAGGATGTCATTTTAAATCATAAGGAATATTGTAAGATTTTAACTTATTATACAGGGTCTTTATAGATATGCCCAGGGTGTCGGCTACTCGCGTCTTGTTTCCATTCATTTTCGCCATGGTATTAATAATATGCTGCTTCTCAAGGTCAGAGAGGGATACGTCAGCATTACGAACATAATCTTCAGTCTCTATAAATCCTCTGATCTCTTCAGGCAGATCACAAACACCTATTTTATCATCATCAACAATAATATTCATCTTTTCTACAAAATTCTCTAGCTCTCTAATATTACCGGGCCAGGCATATCTCTTCATACATTCAAGCGCGTCAGGAGAAAACTTTTTTTCCGTATCACACGTTTTATGTGTTGAAAGAAAATGCTGTGCAAGTAACGGTATATCATCATCCCTTTCTCGCAATGGTGGCAGGGATACGCGAACTATATTAATCCTGAAAAACAGGTCTTCCCGAAAAGAGCCTCTTTTTACCAAAGATGCAAGGTCCTTATTTGTAGCGGTTATAATCCTGGTGTCTATAAAAATCACCTTGCTGTCTCCCAATCTGCGAATTTCACCGGACTCCAACACTCTCAGTAATTTCGCCTGAATATTTATTGGCAACTCACCAACCTCATCAAGAAACAGTGTCCCTTTGTCCGCAACCTCAAAAAGCCCCAGGCGTGTTTCATGGGCACCCGTAAACGCACCCTTTACATGGCCGAATAGCTCACTCTCAAGAAGTGTGTCCTGAAGGGTCGCGCAATTAACAGCAACAAATGGATATCTGTTTCGTTCACTTTTGTGATGAATATCCCTGGCAACAAGCTCCTTTCCCGTACCACTCTCGCCCTGAATAAGCACTGTAGATCCTGTAACCGCAACCTTGTTTATAAGATTGAAAAGCTGCTTCATTTTGTCACTCTGGCTTATCATGACTTTATCCCGTTCCCTGCTGCTTGCCAGTCTCTTCAAAGAAGCGTTTTCTTTAAAAATCTGTCTCTTTTCATAAGCTTTCTTCAAGAGCAAGTCTAATTCGTTAAGCCTGCAGGGTTTTGTAATATAATCATATGCGCCCATCTTCATCGACTCAACAGCGCTTTCAATAGTAGCTCTTCCGGTAAGCATTATTACCTCTACTTCAGGATCAATCTCTTTTACACGCCTGAGTGTCTGAAGACCACCAATACCCGGCATCTTAATATCGAGTATTATTACCTCAAAGTTTCGTGTTCTTAATGTGTCAATAGCAGCCTCACCACAATCGGAACAAACGACTGAGTGACCCAGGCGGGTTAATTCCTTCCTCATAACCTTACTGAATGTCTTATCATCATCCACAAAAAGAAGTTTAATTTTTTTCTTCATAATAGGTCTTTCAGCTATCTTTAATTATTACAATCCGGGCATTATATATTACATCCTTCTGTCCCTTCAATGATTATATTAATGAGGTCACTGTGATAAATATTTTTTTCTAAAGAATGTATCAGAGTCACCGATAATAAATAAAAAACAAAATAGGACATGTTAAGAGTCAAAAGATTATAAATATTGAAATTTACATATATATAAATGCATATACGAGGAAACATATGATCGACGAAGAAGATGTGCTTCACCTGTTTATCCAGTCTATTTTAGAGCAGATAGAATCTTTAGAGAATGCGGACGTGGACACCGCAACTATCGAAGAACTCAAACTACTCCTATCTGATAATCTTGATGAAGACGGAGTGATCCATGTCAGAAAATCTTTAATGAATAAGAGCTTTCATCTATCTTTCTCAAACTATAAAGATTTTATGAATAAATATGATAAAGAACATCTGCGGAATTAATTTGGAGTGCAGTAACCGTGTTACTGCTTTAATACGTATCATCACGGATGATACACTCCACATTTCTACATTATACCGGCAGAGATATCGTAAACACCGTACCTTTCCCTACTCCATTACTACTCACTGAAATCTTTCCTTTATGCTCTTCTATAATACCGTAACAAATGGATAATCCAAGTCCGGTACCTTTCCCTGTTGATTTAGTTGAAAAAAACGGTTCGAAAATCTTATCTAAATTCTCAGGAGCAATACCGCAACCTGCATCCTCAAAGATTATTTTGGCATAGTTATCAATCCTTGTTGTTGTTATCTTAATTTTTCCTCCGTCTGCTGTCGCATCAAACGCATTCAAGATCATATTCAGAAAAACCTGCTGGAGTTGATTTATATCTCCATAGATAATAGTAGGTTCGGGACTATAATTCAGTTCAACACTAATCTTTTCCCGCTCTTTTTGCCTTCCTATCAACTTAACGACATTGGCCACCAGTACATTCACATTTACCTTATCGAATACCGGCACCTGTCTTCTGGAAAAGTCCAGTAATTTGGAAATTATAGCCTTACACCTGTAAGTCTCATCATAAATTGTCTTCAAATAGTCAGGAAAAACCTCTTCATCATCCTTCGTCTTGAAATCTACATTATCTATACGGTCCATAAGACCCTCAGCACAACTTGCGACAGATGCCAGTGGGTTATTAATTTCATGCGCGACCCCTGCTGCCAGAGTCCCTATCCCGGCCAGTTTTTCAGACCTGCCCAGGCGTTTTTGTGTCTCCTGCAGTTTTTCGAACGTCTGCTTAATCTCATGTGTTCTCGCATCTACCTTCTCCTCCAGGTTGTCCCTCGCCTCTACAAGCTGGTCCGTCTTCAATTGAATCACATTAGACGCCTTCTTAATAATCAGAAGCAGTATAAGGAATAGTAACCCCATGCTCGCACCAGTTATTAGAACGGCCTTTTGGTGCGCACTTGATATCTGGATATCCAGTTCCTCCATATTCTGGTATATTTCCATGACTCCTGTCTGCTTCTCTCTATTAACTATCCCTTTGTTATATTCATAAACAGGATAATAACTCTCAAGCAGCAATTTATCCACAATTACACCTTTTGAATCTTTCATTCCCGGTTCCTGAAGCGCGGAAGCAGAAATACCCCTTATAGCTGAGTCCAGCTGTAAATTGTCGCCCATTTCCAGGACATAACCTATGTGTTCCGGAATATTACTGTAAACAATCTGCCCGTTTCTATCAAAGAGATATAACTTCTTCAGATTGAAACCGTAGATATTGCTCTTTATTACTTTGTCAAGGCTGTTAAACTGGTCCCGATTATTCTCAAGGTCTACATAACCATACTTACTCATTGTCGGAGCAAAGAATTCTTCATACATCTCAAGGTTAATATGATCAACGATATATCCCGCGTATTTCTCGCTCCTCTCTATCAAATCATTTTTCTCAATCCTTGAAAAAAACTCACCAACTACAAAACATACAATACCTATTACAATAAAACTCGTAGTGGAGTAATAAAGCATCAGGTGAAATTTTTCCGGGTGAAAGATAGAAAACCAGCGTTTGTTCTGATGGTTATTATTCATTTGAGTAAACTTAAATCATAAAGTGTAATCTCATGATATGAATTACTAATATAACGATTGTTCTTAAATTCAGCGACTACATTTGAACAGTTCGTTATAGAATTGATCCCATTAACCCTGGATGTCGATAATAATACTTCCGGCACAACCAGCGAGGCGCCCACATCGTACCGCAGATCATCAATATTTCTGACCCTCCTTATATCCAGTAAG
Proteins encoded in this window:
- a CDS encoding sigma-54-dependent transcriptional regulator; translated protein: MKKKIKLLFVDDDKTFSKVMRKELTRLGHSVVCSDCGEAAIDTLRTRNFEVIILDIKMPGIGGLQTLRRVKEIDPEVEVIMLTGRATIESAVESMKMGAYDYITKPCRLNELDLLLKKAYEKRQIFKENASLKRLASSRERDKVMISQSDKMKQLFNLINKVAVTGSTVLIQGESGTGKELVARDIHHKSERNRYPFVAVNCATLQDTLLESELFGHVKGAFTGAHETRLGLFEVADKGTLFLDEVGELPINIQAKLLRVLESGEIRRLGDSKVIFIDTRIITATNKDLASLVKRGSFREDLFFRINIVRVSLPPLRERDDDIPLLAQHFLSTHKTCDTEKKFSPDALECMKRYAWPGNIRELENFVEKMNIIVDDDKIGVCDLPEEIRGFIETEDYVRNADVSLSDLEKQHIINTMAKMNGNKTRVADTLGISIKTLYNKLKSYNIPYDLK
- a CDS encoding zinc-ribbon domain-containing protein; amino-acid sequence: MPDYFDCPNCGAEVPIKAKSCPDCGSDEKTGWSEDTMYDGLDLPTFDEPDMRTKTSVLQSKLMYYIVAILTIIAFVLFYIL
- a CDS encoding sensor histidine kinase, with the protein product MNNNHQNKRWFSIFHPEKFHLMLYYSTTSFIVIGIVCFVVGEFFSRIEKNDLIERSEKYAGYIVDHINLEMYEEFFAPTMSKYGYVDLENNRDQFNSLDKVIKSNIYGFNLKKLYLFDRNGQIVYSNIPEHIGYVLEMGDNLQLDSAIRGISASALQEPGMKDSKGVIVDKLLLESYYPVYEYNKGIVNREKQTGVMEIYQNMEELDIQISSAHQKAVLITGASMGLLFLILLLIIKKASNVIQLKTDQLVEARDNLEEKVDARTHEIKQTFEKLQETQKRLGRSEKLAGIGTLAAGVAHEINNPLASVASCAEGLMDRIDNVDFKTKDDEEVFPDYLKTIYDETYRCKAIISKLLDFSRRQVPVFDKVNVNVLVANVVKLIGRQKEREKISVELNYSPEPTIIYGDINQLQQVFLNMILNAFDATADGGKIKITTTRIDNYAKIIFEDAGCGIAPENLDKIFEPFFSTKSTGKGTGLGLSICYGIIEEHKGKISVSSNGVGKGTVFTISLPV